The Brasilonema sennae CENA114 genome includes a region encoding these proteins:
- the hetF gene encoding cell division protein HetF, with amino-acid sequence MTQEFHISVTPVGQNDYLVRTEQVAPGVPLAEELVTWPVADWLTAAGHLMNDPLKSVLQGDALARNSVNLVALGQQLYNALFQGTLRDSWITAQGIAQNHQQVLRLRLGLKDTKLARLPWEVMHAGDRPIATGPYIAFSRYQNGIGRTSRLPSTGMPAPAEEGGLKVLMAIASPTDLVRLDLLKQEAIKLQAELQPGESGNYLPHIELTLLEQPGREELTQALEQGRYHVLHYSGHSNIGPNGGEIYLVSSRTGLRETLCGDDLAGLLVNNNIQMAVFNSCLGTYAATSSGAVTDTGERNLTESLVRRGIRSVLAMSERIPDEVALLLTQLFYRNLSHGYPVDLCVSRMRQGLIAAYGSHQLYWALPILYIQPGFDGYLSPEISLPQDEELFNEYNPSLKTSAIIYSEQANDASMPLPLEDMLPSSLARDSFDDLDLLGEETWGDLIDEIEYDDPTYEEDSAIVSDLFRQLDKQNTSSQSSMKAELVQFGEDSLDDKEVSGEIASLENDTGMWEEVREAASYGRQQGADPRELPSNSELSRQQELDLPEDWENSSVQPLAQTSTIRRTQTAKPKQAKRHRVSRGTIGVSAIALAGTALCAIAAVVGLNWWSHNQQIPLIYPQSQQQSPNTPQANFKTTETKVVSAIATDKLSQGDLQTGLQAVEELLNRNVLPNAQAALNAIPEKFADNASVYFLKGRLAWQFIQIRDNRYSVDDARRYWESALKAQPDSILYNNALGFAYYAQGKLDQANDYWFKALSFAVREQQSKSPASATTFLSSKPVPRDALTAYAGLAIGLYKTANKQPEGKREQYLNEAIKLRQMIVKDDPVNFEVKELAKNWLWTENSLQDWKILLQLKSQRSILQN; translated from the coding sequence GTGACCCAGGAATTTCACATTTCCGTAACCCCAGTAGGGCAAAATGACTACTTGGTGCGCACGGAACAAGTCGCGCCTGGGGTGCCATTAGCAGAAGAACTGGTGACTTGGCCTGTGGCTGATTGGTTAACGGCTGCGGGACATTTGATGAATGACCCGTTGAAGTCGGTGCTACAGGGAGATGCTCTAGCACGAAACTCCGTCAACTTGGTAGCGTTGGGTCAGCAACTTTATAATGCACTGTTTCAAGGCACTCTCAGAGATAGTTGGATTACGGCACAAGGAATAGCCCAAAACCACCAACAGGTGTTGCGTTTACGATTAGGGCTCAAAGATACTAAATTAGCACGTCTTCCTTGGGAAGTGATGCATGCAGGCGATCGCCCAATTGCGACTGGACCTTATATCGCTTTTTCTCGCTACCAAAATGGCATTGGTAGAACGTCTCGTTTGCCGTCAACAGGTATGCCAGCACCAGCAGAGGAAGGCGGGCTAAAGGTTTTGATGGCAATTGCTTCTCCCACAGATCTTGTGCGTCTAGATTTGCTCAAACAAGAAGCCATCAAACTCCAAGCGGAACTTCAGCCTGGGGAAAGCGGCAATTATCTGCCGCACATAGAACTGACCCTGTTAGAACAACCAGGGCGAGAAGAATTGACACAAGCCCTAGAACAAGGACGATACCACGTTCTGCACTACTCTGGTCACAGTAACATCGGTCCGAACGGCGGAGAAATTTATCTTGTCAGTAGCAGAACTGGTTTAAGGGAAACCCTCTGTGGTGACGACTTGGCAGGCTTGTTGGTCAACAATAATATCCAAATGGCAGTGTTTAACTCCTGCCTGGGAACATATGCAGCGACGTCCTCTGGTGCGGTAACAGACACAGGGGAACGTAATTTGACAGAAAGCTTGGTCAGGCGGGGCATCAGGAGTGTTTTGGCAATGTCAGAACGCATTCCTGATGAAGTAGCACTACTGCTAACACAATTGTTTTATCGCAACCTTTCTCACGGGTATCCTGTGGATTTGTGCGTGAGTCGGATGCGCCAAGGATTAATTGCTGCTTATGGTTCCCACCAACTGTACTGGGCACTACCAATTCTTTATATCCAGCCAGGATTTGACGGCTATCTTAGCCCAGAAATATCGTTACCTCAAGATGAGGAGTTATTTAACGAATACAATCCATCTTTAAAGACATCAGCAATAATTTACTCAGAGCAGGCAAACGACGCCAGTATGCCTTTACCTCTTGAGGATATGTTACCCTCATCTTTGGCAAGAGACTCATTCGATGATCTAGACTTGCTAGGGGAAGAAACTTGGGGCGACCTGATTGATGAAATTGAGTACGATGACCCAACTTATGAAGAGGATTCAGCGATTGTTTCAGATTTGTTCCGCCAGCTAGATAAACAAAACACATCCTCGCAATCTTCCATGAAAGCGGAACTTGTGCAATTTGGGGAAGATAGTCTTGATGATAAAGAAGTTTCAGGTGAAATAGCTTCGCTGGAAAATGATACTGGGATGTGGGAAGAAGTTCGTGAAGCCGCATCCTATGGTAGACAGCAGGGCGCAGATCCTCGCGAACTTCCCTCCAATAGTGAACTGAGTCGCCAACAAGAGCTGGACTTGCCAGAAGATTGGGAAAACTCAAGTGTCCAGCCATTAGCTCAGACAAGCACTATTCGGCGGACACAAACAGCAAAACCGAAACAAGCCAAAAGACATAGAGTCTCGCGGGGTACTATAGGAGTGAGTGCGATCGCCCTTGCAGGAACGGCACTTTGCGCCATAGCAGCCGTTGTCGGTTTAAATTGGTGGTCGCACAATCAACAAATACCGCTCATTTATCCTCAGTCTCAACAACAAAGCCCTAACACCCCACAAGCCAATTTTAAAACGACTGAAACTAAAGTTGTCAGTGCGATCGCCACCGACAAATTGAGTCAAGGCGACTTGCAAACAGGACTACAGGCTGTGGAAGAACTGCTTAATCGTAATGTACTTCCTAACGCTCAAGCTGCCCTTAACGCGATTCCCGAAAAGTTTGCAGACAACGCATCAGTCTATTTCCTTAAAGGGCGATTAGCATGGCAATTTATCCAGATACGAGACAATAGATATAGCGTCGATGATGCCCGTCGTTATTGGGAAAGTGCGCTCAAGGCTCAACCAGACTCAATTTTGTATAATAATGCTTTAGGCTTTGCCTACTACGCACAAGGTAAACTTGACCAGGCAAATGACTATTGGTTTAAAGCGTTGAGTTTCGCAGTCAGAGAGCAGCAGAGTAAATCCCCTGCTTCTGCGACAACATTTTTGTCCTCAAAGCCAGTCCCTCGGGATGCTTTAACAGCTTATGCTGGGTTAGCTATTGGTTTGTATAAAACTGCAAACAAGCAACCAGAAGGAAAACGCGAGCAATATCTCAATGAAGCCATCAAGCTGCGTCAAATGATCGTTAAAGATGATCCAGTCAATTTTGAGGTTAAAGAATTGGCGAAAAACTGGCTTTGGACCGAGAATAGTTTACAAGATTGGAAAATACTCCTCCAACTAAAAAGTCAGCGTTCCATACTTCAAAATTGA
- a CDS encoding serine/threonine-protein kinase: MSYCLNPNCPNPVNINHEKFCHTCGSKLLLKERYGAIKPIGQGGFGRTFLAVDEDKPSKPRCVIKQFYPQAQGTSTVQKAVELFTQEAMRLDELGKHPQIPELLAYFTQDDRQYLVQEFIDGLNLAQELQQNGAFNETQIRQLLNDLLPVLQFCHARQVIHRDIKPENIIRRTNTKSSNGNLVIVDFGAAKEATYTALNRTGTSIGSPEYVAPEQIRGKAIFASDIYSLGVTCVHLLTQRSPFDLYDINNDAWIWQQYLTSPVSNELSRILDKMLQSIPVRRYQTVDQVLKDLNQKPQLPATPVTPLKPVTPSKPISTPVSTNPATTQIDTELEEMKTLFLQGGKSKSNKGHNVQPQPQTPQPSSNKSKNIQPQPQTPQPSSNKSKNIQPQPQTPQPSSSKNEIDEELEELKAKYKKGQL; the protein is encoded by the coding sequence ATGAGCTATTGCTTAAATCCTAATTGCCCCAACCCTGTTAACATCAATCACGAAAAATTTTGCCACACGTGTGGTTCCAAGTTACTGCTTAAAGAGCGCTACGGTGCCATCAAACCAATAGGGCAGGGTGGTTTTGGCAGAACCTTCTTGGCTGTAGATGAGGATAAGCCATCTAAACCACGTTGCGTCATTAAGCAATTCTACCCCCAAGCTCAAGGTACTAGCACAGTTCAGAAAGCAGTAGAGTTGTTTACCCAAGAGGCAATGCGCTTGGATGAATTGGGTAAGCATCCTCAAATTCCAGAACTATTAGCTTATTTCACTCAAGATGATCGGCAGTATCTTGTACAAGAATTTATTGACGGACTGAACTTAGCCCAGGAATTGCAACAAAATGGTGCATTTAATGAAACTCAAATTCGGCAACTGCTGAATGATTTATTACCAGTGCTGCAATTTTGCCATGCGAGACAAGTCATTCACCGAGATATTAAGCCAGAAAATATTATTCGTCGTACAAACACCAAATCAAGCAATGGAAATCTGGTTATAGTAGATTTTGGTGCTGCGAAAGAAGCGACTTACACAGCTTTAAACCGAACAGGAACCAGTATTGGGAGTCCAGAATATGTTGCTCCTGAACAAATCAGAGGAAAGGCGATTTTTGCCAGTGATATATACAGCTTAGGTGTCACCTGTGTTCATCTGTTAACTCAACGCTCTCCTTTTGACTTGTACGATATCAACAACGATGCTTGGATTTGGCAACAATATCTCACAAGCCCAGTTAGCAATGAGTTGAGCCGTATTTTGGACAAAATGCTGCAAAGCATTCCCGTTCGACGTTACCAAACTGTAGATCAAGTCCTCAAAGACTTAAACCAAAAGCCGCAATTACCTGCAACACCCGTAACCCCTCTCAAACCTGTAACTCCATCAAAACCTATTTCCACACCTGTTTCTACAAATCCAGCGACTACCCAAATAGACACAGAATTAGAGGAAATGAAAACTTTATTTCTTCAAGGCGGAAAATCCAAAAGCAATAAAGGTCATAATGTTCAGCCTCAGCCACAAACCCCTCAGCCATCTTCTAATAAAAGCAAAAATATTCAGCCTCAGCCACAAACACCTCAGCCATCTTCTAATAAAAGCAAAAATATTCAACCTCAGCCACAAACACCTCAGCCATCTTCTAGTAAAAACGAAATAGATGAAGAATTGGAAGAATTAAAGGCTAAGTATAAAAAAGGTCAATTATAG